The DNA window CGATGGCGTTCAGATGCTCGTCGTCGAGAACTTCGTCCAGACGGTTGACCTTCATACAGGGCACGTTGCGTTGGGTCAGGGCATTGACCCACTCGCGCGTTGTCTTCGTCTTGGCGACTTCCTCGATCATCGCATAGATTTCGCTGATATTCTCGGTCCGGAGCGCATAGGTCGCGTAGCGGGGATTCTTCGTGAACGTACCCGGCGGCAGCCCGCCGATCTCGAAGAAATCGTCCCACTGCGAATCTGAGTAGGGGAGGATCGCGAGGTAGCCGTCCTTGGTCGGATAGGGCTTGCGGTTGGGATTGAACACGCGACTGTAACCAAAACTGCCAGTCGGGGGCTCAAAAGTATGGCCGTAAAGATTCTCCGTCATGTTGAAATAGCTGAAGCATTCGAACATCGGCACTTCGACAAACTGACCCTGGCCGCTACGCTGCCGATGGAACAGCGCTGCCATCGTCGCATAAGCGCCGAACAGGCCAGATGACTTGTCGGCAATCAGCGATGGCTGGTATCGCGGAGCCGGGTTTCCATCGACCCGGCTCATCAAGTCCGTGCCACCCGCAGCAGCCTGGATCAGGTCGTCATAAGCCTGCTTCTTGGCATAGGGACCTTCCGAGCCATATCCCGAGCAATGGACATAGACGATATCGTTTTTCAGTGCTTTTACGGACTCATAACTAAAGCCGAGTTTTTCGAGCCCTCCCATTCGGACATTGGTGATGAAGATATCGGCGCCCGCGATCAGCCGCCGCAGTGCCTCGCGGGCGTCTTCCTGCTTGAGATCCAGCAGCACGGATCGCTTGTTGCGGTTGTAGTGCATGAAGATCGGCCCCATCGCCTGGGTCCTGGCG is part of the Sphingobium sp. EM0848 genome and encodes:
- a CDS encoding CoA transferase; this translates as MNVPIASPGALDGIKVVDMTSVLFGAYTSQILGDLGADVIKVEAPGTRADNGGDIFRYTGKSARTQAMGPIFMHYNRNKRSVLLDLKQEDAREALRRLIAGADIFITNVRMGGLEKLGFSYESVKALKNDIVYVHCSGYGSEGPYAKKQAYDDLIQAAAGGTDLMSRVDGNPAPRYQPSLIADKSSGLFGAYATMAALFHRQRSGQGQFVEVPMFECFSYFNMTENLYGHTFEPPTGSFGYSRVFNPNRKPYPTKDGYLAILPYSDSQWDDFFEIGGLPPGTFTKNPRYATYALRTENISEIYAMIEEVAKTKTTREWVNALTQRNVPCMKVNRLDEVLDDEHLNAIGFFEKREHPSEGTYISLRHPVRFSATPASVRRDPPRLGEHTQEILADVGLGRAPDAAA